In one window of Meiothermus sp. DNA:
- the sufC gene encoding Fe-S cluster assembly ATPase SufC has protein sequence MVNQLEIRNLHAKIVDGETILNGVNLILPKGQVHAIMGPNGAGKSTLGKIIAGDPSYEITKGDILMDGESILEMEADERARKGLFLAFQYPVEVPGVSNANFLRLALQAKKGGEVNMMEFYGKLQKALQTLEWDESILTRYLNDGFSGGEKKRNEIMHMMVLEPTYAIMDETDSGLDIDALKVVAKGVNAMRGPNFGALLITHYQRLLNYIVPDAVHVMIDGRIVTSGGPELALKLEEQGYDWVKELAVTG, from the coding sequence ATGGTAAACCAACTGGAAATCCGCAACCTGCACGCCAAAATTGTGGATGGCGAGACCATCCTTAACGGGGTTAATCTAATCCTACCCAAGGGCCAGGTACACGCCATCATGGGGCCCAACGGAGCAGGTAAAAGCACCCTGGGCAAAATCATCGCCGGCGACCCCAGCTACGAAATCACCAAGGGCGACATCCTTATGGACGGTGAGAGCATCCTGGAGATGGAAGCCGACGAGCGGGCCCGCAAGGGGTTGTTCCTGGCTTTCCAGTATCCGGTTGAAGTGCCGGGGGTTTCCAACGCCAACTTCCTGCGCCTGGCTTTACAGGCCAAAAAGGGCGGCGAAGTGAACATGATGGAGTTTTACGGCAAGCTGCAAAAGGCCTTGCAGACCCTCGAGTGGGACGAGAGCATTCTGACCCGCTATCTCAACGATGGCTTTTCCGGGGGCGAGAAGAAGCGCAACGAGATCATGCACATGATGGTTCTGGAGCCCACCTATGCCATCATGGACGAGACCGATTCCGGTCTGGACATCGACGCCTTGAAGGTGGTGGCCAAGGGCGTGAACGCCATGCGTGGCCCCAACTTTGGCGCGCTGCTGATTACCCACTACCAGCGCTTGCTGAACTACATTGTGCCGGATGCAGTGCACGTGATGATTGATGGCCGCATCGTGACCTCGGGCGGCCCCGAACTGGCGCTGAAGCTCGAGGAGCAGGGCTACGACTGGGTGAAGGAATTGGCAGTAACGGGCTAA
- the sufB gene encoding Fe-S cluster assembly protein SufB, giving the protein MSDNLVVEDIGNEYKYGFVDEVKPVWKAEKGLSRRVVEAISYHKDEPAWMLEFRLKALEIYQSKPVPTWGADLSGLNMDEIYFYAKPTEKRDARSWEEVPEEIRRTYEKLGIPEAERKVLAGVGAQYDSEMVYHQVKEELQRLGVIFVSIEEGLKHHEDLFREYFATVIPPEDNKYAALNSAVWSGGSFVYVPKGVKVDLPLQAYFRVNTAELGQFERTIIVVDEGADMHYIEGCTAPTYTTDSFHSGVIEIVVNQGARSRYTTIQNWSHNMYNLVTQRALVKKDAYHMWLDGNLGSKVTMKYPSSYLVEEGARSDILSIAFANTGQHQDAGGKLIFAASNTGGSIVSKSISKGSGRSSYRGLIKVYEGAKHVKVNVECDALLINEESRTDTYPYMEIEDDTATVGHEATVSRLNDEQIFYLQSRGLPEDEAAALIVRGFIEPVAKELPLEYAVELNRLIELEMEGSVG; this is encoded by the coding sequence ATGTCAGATAACCTGGTCGTTGAAGACATTGGTAATGAATACAAGTACGGCTTTGTGGACGAAGTAAAGCCCGTTTGGAAAGCCGAAAAAGGCCTCTCGCGGCGCGTGGTGGAGGCCATCAGCTACCATAAGGACGAGCCCGCCTGGATGCTCGAGTTCCGTTTGAAGGCCCTGGAAATCTACCAGTCTAAGCCGGTGCCGACCTGGGGGGCCGATCTCTCCGGGCTCAACATGGACGAGATCTACTTCTACGCCAAGCCCACCGAAAAGCGCGACGCCCGTAGCTGGGAAGAAGTGCCCGAGGAGATTCGCCGCACCTACGAAAAACTGGGCATCCCCGAGGCCGAGCGCAAGGTGCTGGCCGGGGTGGGCGCACAGTACGACTCCGAGATGGTTTACCATCAGGTAAAAGAAGAGCTGCAGCGCCTGGGGGTCATCTTCGTCTCCATCGAGGAAGGGCTCAAGCACCACGAAGACCTCTTCCGCGAGTACTTTGCTACCGTCATTCCCCCCGAGGACAACAAGTACGCCGCCCTCAACTCGGCGGTCTGGTCGGGCGGGAGCTTTGTGTATGTGCCCAAGGGGGTCAAGGTAGACCTGCCCTTGCAAGCTTACTTCCGGGTCAATACCGCTGAGCTGGGCCAGTTCGAGCGCACCATCATTGTGGTGGACGAGGGTGCCGATATGCACTACATCGAGGGCTGCACCGCCCCCACCTACACCACCGACTCATTCCACTCTGGCGTGATCGAGATTGTGGTGAACCAGGGCGCCCGTAGCCGCTACACCACCATCCAGAACTGGTCGCACAACATGTACAACCTGGTTACCCAGCGGGCCCTGGTTAAGAAGGACGCCTACCATATGTGGCTGGACGGCAACCTGGGCTCCAAGGTGACCATGAAGTACCCCAGCAGCTACCTGGTCGAGGAGGGGGCTCGCTCGGACATCCTCTCGATTGCCTTTGCCAACACTGGCCAGCACCAGGACGCCGGGGGCAAGCTGATTTTTGCGGCCTCTAACACAGGCGGCAGCATCGTGTCCAAGAGCATCTCCAAGGGCTCGGGCCGCAGCAGCTACCGCGGGCTGATTAAGGTGTACGAAGGGGCCAAGCACGTGAAGGTGAATGTGGAGTGCGACGCGCTCCTGATCAACGAGGAGTCCCGCACCGACACCTACCCCTACATGGAGATCGAGGACGACACCGCCACCGTGGGCCACGAGGCGACCGTGAGCCGCCTCAACGATGAACAGATCTTCTACCTGCAAAGCCGGGGGCTGCCCGAGGACGAAGCTGCCGCCCTGATTGTGCGGGGCTTCATCGAGCCGGTAGCCAAGGAGCTGCCCCTCGAGTACGCCGTTGAGCTAAACCGCTTGATTGAGCTCGAGATGGAAGGGTCGGTGGGCTAA
- a CDS encoding pyruvate, water dikinase regulatory protein: protein MERTVFIVSDHTGLTAESVARSLLAQFEAVRFRYVTRPFTDTEEEVYGLVYEINSIFEREQVRPIVFSTLANPVLNDQLKTAPALHFDLFRTYLGELERELGQPPTGRVGRLHSVSDNSYFTRIDAVDFVLATDDGLGDRHYQMADVILIGVSRAGKTPTCLFLGLQYGLRAANYPLAEDDFERDTLPEPVKAYKDKIFGLTINPARLHQIRTQRKPNSQYASMEQCEYEVRRAELLFKRVGIQYFDTTSASIEEIATNIVQSAGLKRKIG from the coding sequence ATGGAGCGAACAGTTTTTATTGTCTCAGACCATACGGGCTTAACGGCGGAGTCGGTGGCGCGGAGTCTTTTGGCCCAGTTTGAAGCCGTGCGGTTTCGCTATGTAACGCGGCCTTTCACAGATACCGAAGAAGAGGTTTATGGCCTGGTGTACGAAATCAATTCAATTTTCGAACGTGAGCAGGTACGCCCTATTGTGTTTTCGACCCTGGCCAATCCAGTGTTAAATGACCAGCTCAAAACAGCCCCAGCCCTGCATTTTGACCTTTTTCGTACCTACTTGGGGGAATTGGAACGCGAGCTCGGTCAGCCCCCCACGGGCCGGGTGGGTCGGCTGCACAGCGTGAGCGATAATAGCTATTTTACCCGCATTGATGCAGTAGATTTTGTGCTTGCCACCGATGATGGCCTGGGGGATCGGCATTACCAGATGGCCGACGTGATCCTGATCGGGGTCAGCCGGGCTGGCAAGACGCCTACGTGTTTGTTTTTGGGCTTGCAGTATGGGCTGCGGGCTGCTAACTACCCGCTGGCCGAGGACGATTTCGAGCGCGATACCCTGCCTGAGCCGGTCAAGGCGTATAAAGACAAAATTTTTGGCCTGACCATCAACCCTGCCCGACTGCATCAGATTCGCACCCAGCGCAAGCCAAACAGCCAGTATGCCTCTATGGAGCAGTGTGAGTACGAGGTGCGGCGGGCCGAGCTGCTTTTCAAGCGGGTGGGGATTCAGTATTTCGACACCACCAGCGCTTCTATAGAGGAAATCGCCACCAACATAGTTCAAAGTGCTGGTCTAAAGCGTAAAATCGGCTGA
- the sufD gene encoding Fe-S cluster assembly protein SufD, whose product MELTSNLSRDLVLQVSSKLNEPDWLRAKRLEAWETFAGLPYPTTHTEEWKYTDITEVPFEELALELPTGRVSAIPQAVQERLAQAQLSGYAVFVGADLVHVELPEAYRQQGVIFTSLHEAIAQHPRLVEENLFKAVNWSDLVGTQKNRPENSKIPALNAALFTHGVFLYIPKNVEFDKPIGVFKYLEGGKLSGSRTLIVGDVNSQAVYIEEYISPAKVAPSVNTSSTEIIVGNGAKVRHAHIQLLGQGFYHFHRQRAHLARDAALNDLVVNMGATISRAEVQSEMLGPGSSSEMLGLYFTTGHEHVDHYTLQHHVADHAYSDVLYKGAAKDQSRTVYAGLIKVEQGAQKTDAYQTNRNLLLSEDARSDSVPQLEIGANDVKCSHGSSTAPVAPEELFYLMSRGLPRHMAQQILVKGHMTDVLTRIPLEPLRQYIESIIEEKVRV is encoded by the coding sequence ATGGAACTGACCTCAAACCTCTCGCGTGACCTGGTGTTGCAGGTCTCCAGCAAGCTGAATGAACCCGACTGGCTCCGGGCCAAGCGCCTGGAAGCCTGGGAGACCTTTGCCGGGCTGCCCTACCCCACCACCCACACCGAGGAGTGGAAGTACACCGACATCACCGAGGTGCCCTTCGAGGAGCTGGCCTTAGAGCTCCCCACTGGCCGGGTCTCGGCCATTCCCCAGGCGGTACAGGAGCGTCTGGCCCAGGCCCAGCTCTCGGGATACGCGGTCTTTGTAGGGGCCGACCTGGTGCACGTCGAGTTGCCCGAGGCATACCGCCAGCAGGGCGTTATCTTCACCAGCCTGCACGAGGCCATAGCCCAGCACCCCAGGCTGGTGGAGGAGAACCTCTTCAAGGCGGTCAACTGGAGCGACCTGGTGGGCACGCAAAAAAACCGTCCCGAGAACTCCAAGATTCCCGCCCTGAACGCGGCTCTATTCACCCACGGAGTATTCCTTTACATCCCCAAGAACGTGGAGTTTGATAAGCCCATCGGGGTCTTTAAGTACCTGGAGGGTGGCAAGCTTTCGGGCTCACGCACCCTGATTGTGGGCGACGTAAACAGCCAGGCCGTCTACATCGAGGAGTACATCTCGCCCGCCAAGGTAGCCCCTTCCGTCAATACCTCCTCCACCGAAATCATCGTGGGCAACGGAGCCAAGGTGCGCCACGCGCACATCCAACTGCTGGGCCAGGGTTTCTATCACTTCCACCGCCAGCGGGCTCACCTAGCGCGCGATGCCGCCCTCAATGACCTGGTGGTGAACATGGGGGCGACCATCAGCCGGGCCGAGGTGCAGTCGGAGATGCTGGGGCCGGGTTCGTCCTCTGAGATGCTCGGGCTGTACTTTACTACCGGCCACGAACACGTAGACCACTACACCCTGCAACACCACGTAGCCGATCATGCCTACTCCGATGTGCTCTACAAAGGCGCGGCCAAGGATCAGAGCCGTACGGTGTACGCAGGCCTGATCAAGGTAGAGCAAGGGGCCCAGAAAACCGATGCCTACCAGACCAACCGCAACCTGCTCTTGTCGGAGGACGCCCGCAGCGATAGTGTACCGCAGCTCGAGATCGGGGCCAACGACGTTAAGTGCTCGCACGGCTCTTCTACCGCGCCCGTAGCCCCGGAAGAACTTTTCTACCTCATGAGCCGCGGTCTACCCCGCCACATGGCCCAGCAAATTCTGGTGAAGGGCCACATGACCGATGTGCTCACCCGTATCCCCCTCGAGCCGCTGCGGCAGTACATCGAGAGCATCATCGAGGAAAAGGTAAGGGTATAG